The Candidatus Poribacteria bacterium genome contains a region encoding:
- a CDS encoding amidase has protein sequence MAETPLHFKTITEISEAIASKQVSPVEITTALLQRIDELDGRLKSYATVMADSAMTAAQAAEREIESGTYRGPLHGVPIAVKDLCFTKGVRTMGAAKVLADHVPSFDGTVIEKLEAAGAVLLGKLNLTEGAMGGYNPEFDIPKNPWNPDRWTGSSSSGSGVATAAGLCFGSLGSDTGGSIRFPSAACGIVGIKPTWGRVSRYGVLALAESMDHVGPMTRSVADAGIMLEAIAGFDPNDPTSLPNPVPNMLEGVGQDLQGIRVGFDENYATNNIDVELAEAVRAGVEVLADQGAEIVEVQLPDVDEYVTAWPTLCSTEAVLAHAATYPSQRDDYGPWFQGWLDMGANVTGAGYAKANNLRAACTGHLRRVFEGIDVLVCPSMSAPPHPVTPEMLYGRYDARDPKFQRFTVPYDYNGAPTLSVPCGMNSEGLPLSIQFVGKHLSEPLLCQVGHAYENATPWHDLHPDV, from the coding sequence ATGGCTGAAACACCACTTCACTTCAAAACGATTACCGAGATCTCGGAAGCGATAGCCTCAAAACAGGTATCACCTGTGGAGATTACGACTGCACTGTTGCAACGTATCGACGAACTTGACGGTCGATTGAAGAGTTATGCGACGGTGATGGCGGATTCCGCTATGACTGCCGCGCAGGCGGCAGAGCGGGAGATTGAATCTGGGACGTATCGCGGTCCCCTGCACGGTGTGCCGATTGCGGTGAAGGATCTCTGCTTCACGAAGGGTGTCCGCACGATGGGTGCGGCGAAAGTACTCGCGGATCATGTTCCATCGTTTGATGGGACTGTTATCGAAAAACTTGAAGCAGCGGGTGCGGTGCTGCTTGGCAAACTCAACCTGACCGAGGGCGCGATGGGAGGTTACAACCCTGAATTTGATATTCCCAAAAACCCATGGAATCCAGACCGATGGACAGGCTCATCCTCGAGCGGTTCTGGAGTCGCGACGGCGGCAGGATTGTGTTTCGGCTCACTCGGCAGCGACACAGGCGGTTCCATCCGTTTCCCTTCAGCGGCGTGTGGTATTGTGGGAATAAAACCGACGTGGGGGAGAGTCAGTCGTTATGGCGTGCTCGCGCTCGCAGAGTCGATGGACCATGTCGGTCCAATGACGCGAAGTGTTGCTGATGCGGGGATTATGCTTGAAGCAATCGCTGGGTTCGATCCGAATGATCCGACCTCTCTGCCGAATCCTGTCCCGAATATGCTGGAGGGAGTTGGGCAGGACCTCCAAGGTATTCGCGTCGGATTCGATGAAAACTATGCCACGAACAACATCGATGTTGAACTCGCTGAAGCCGTTCGTGCTGGCGTGGAAGTCTTAGCGGATCAAGGTGCTGAAATTGTTGAAGTACAACTGCCGGATGTAGATGAATACGTCACCGCATGGCCCACGCTGTGTTCGACAGAGGCAGTATTAGCACACGCAGCTACCTACCCGTCCCAACGGGATGATTATGGTCCTTGGTTTCAAGGCTGGCTTGATATGGGAGCGAATGTGACAGGCGCGGGGTATGCCAAGGCAAACAATTTGAGAGCCGCCTGCACAGGGCATCTCAGGCGGGTGTTTGAGGGGATCGATGTGCTGGTTTGTCCGTCAATGTCAGCACCCCCACACCCCGTCACGCCTGAGATGTTGTACGGACGGTATGATGCTCGGGATCCGAAATTCCAGCGGTTCACTGTGCCGTATGACTACAACGGCGCACCGACACTATCTGTGCCGTGTGGCATGAATAGCGAAGGGTTACCGTTGAGTATTCAGTTTGTTGGAAAACACTTGTCAGAGCCGTTGTTGTGTCAGGTCGGGCATGCCTATGAGAATGCCACACCATGGCATGACCTCCATCCCGATGTATGA